A window of Sphingorhabdus lacus contains these coding sequences:
- a CDS encoding PQQ-dependent sugar dehydrogenase, giving the protein MWKHVRNIVLIFIVLGLIGVWFLTRPDEAKLPLAALEGPKPELTQPRPEMFPTINVADVDRWKAGEAPVAAPGLVVERFAEGLDHPRNIYVLPNGDVLVAESNSPPRDGGGVEGMVARWLMGKAGAGVPSANRVSLLRDADGDGKAELKTPYITGLNSPFGMVLVGDTLYVANTDAVLAFPYKEGATSITAKGREVTKLNAMAPNNHWTRNLAASPDGKKLYISVGSNSNIAERGMQFERGRAMVLELDLASGKKMPYASGLRNPVGLDWDKSGRLWTVVNERDMLGSDLVPDYLALVEFGADYGWPQHYWGGFTDARVSPPKPEKREYERRPDYALGAHTAPLGLAFGYNAKLGASLTDGAFVARHGSWNRKPASGYDVIFVPFPKGEPVGKPVRVLTGFLDKDGNAQGRPTMLTVAKDGSLLVSDDVGNIVWRVKAKG; this is encoded by the coding sequence ATGTGGAAACATGTACGTAATATAGTTCTGATTTTCATCGTCCTTGGCCTGATCGGTGTATGGTTCCTGACCCGCCCGGACGAAGCAAAGCTTCCGCTAGCGGCGCTGGAAGGCCCTAAACCCGAACTCACCCAGCCTCGGCCGGAGATGTTTCCGACAATCAACGTGGCCGATGTCGACCGCTGGAAAGCCGGCGAAGCGCCGGTCGCGGCACCCGGCCTTGTCGTCGAACGCTTTGCCGAAGGGCTGGACCATCCCCGCAATATATATGTTTTGCCCAATGGCGATGTGCTGGTGGCTGAATCCAATTCGCCCCCGCGTGATGGCGGCGGTGTTGAAGGCATGGTCGCGCGCTGGCTGATGGGCAAGGCTGGGGCAGGCGTGCCGTCGGCCAACCGGGTCAGCCTGCTGCGCGACGCCGATGGCGATGGCAAGGCGGAGCTCAAGACACCCTATATCACCGGCCTGAACTCGCCCTTCGGCATGGTTCTTGTCGGCGATACGCTGTATGTTGCCAATACCGATGCTGTGCTGGCCTTCCCCTATAAGGAAGGCGCGACCAGCATCACCGCAAAAGGCCGTGAAGTCACCAAACTGAACGCCATGGCCCCCAACAACCATTGGACCCGCAACCTTGCCGCGTCACCTGATGGCAAGAAACTCTACATCTCGGTCGGGTCGAACAGCAATATCGCCGAACGCGGCATGCAATTCGAACGGGGCCGCGCGATGGTTCTCGAACTCGATCTGGCATCAGGCAAGAAGATGCCTTACGCATCGGGCCTGCGTAATCCGGTTGGGCTTGACTGGGACAAGTCGGGACGTTTGTGGACGGTCGTCAACGAACGCGACATGCTCGGATCTGATCTGGTTCCGGATTATCTGGCCCTCGTGGAATTCGGTGCCGACTATGGATGGCCGCAACATTATTGGGGTGGCTTTACCGACGCCCGTGTGTCGCCACCAAAACCCGAAAAGCGCGAATATGAACGCCGTCCGGACTATGCTCTGGGTGCCCACACCGCGCCTCTGGGTCTCGCCTTTGGCTATAATGCAAAGCTCGGCGCGTCCCTGACCGACGGTGCTTTTGTTGCCCGTCACGGATCGTGGAACCGCAAGCCTGCCTCGGGCTATGACGTGATCTTCGTGCCCTTCCCGAAGGGTGAGCCTGTCGGCAAGCCAGTGCGCGTGTTGACCGGTTTCTTGGACAAGGACGGCAATGCGCAGGGCCGGCCAACGATGCTGACGGTTGCGAAGGACGGTTCTTTGCTGGTGAGCGACGATGTCGGCAATATTGTCTGGCGTGTGAAGGCCAAGGGCTGA
- a CDS encoding ATP-binding protein: MNTDILKRIAEALERLSPPPAPPMDLSAYPAYHWDGKRLAPVHHFRPLPIDLIVGVDRQKTDMLENSRRHASGAAAHDVLLWGARGMGKSALVKSVVGELQKEGLFVALVEASSSHLASLPQLFEELSVSGRRFILFVDDIAFDTHDNGPRLLRSLLEGGAEARPNNVRLYVTSNRRNIVDRTMAEQTDAINARDNIDDSLALADRFGLKLGFQYADQEAFVSMVAAYASHFDLDWDEADALAFAHQRGGRSGRVAWHYTVELAGRAGRKI, translated from the coding sequence TTGAACACGGATATTTTGAAGCGCATCGCCGAAGCGCTCGAAAGACTGTCCCCGCCACCTGCCCCGCCGATGGACCTGTCGGCCTATCCTGCCTATCATTGGGACGGAAAACGGCTTGCGCCGGTCCACCATTTCCGGCCGTTGCCCATCGATCTGATCGTCGGCGTCGACCGCCAGAAAACCGATATGCTCGAAAACAGCCGCCGCCATGCCTCCGGCGCGGCCGCGCATGATGTGCTTCTCTGGGGTGCGCGCGGCATGGGGAAATCGGCGCTGGTCAAATCCGTCGTCGGGGAATTGCAGAAAGAAGGGCTGTTTGTCGCACTGGTCGAGGCATCGTCATCCCACCTGGCCTCGCTGCCCCAGTTATTTGAGGAACTGTCCGTTTCCGGGCGACGCTTCATTCTGTTTGTCGATGACATCGCCTTTGATACGCACGACAACGGGCCGCGCCTGCTCCGCTCGCTTTTGGAAGGCGGGGCCGAAGCGCGTCCGAACAATGTGCGGCTCTATGTGACATCGAACCGGCGAAACATCGTTGACCGGACAATGGCCGAGCAAACCGATGCTATCAACGCCCGCGACAATATTGACGACAGCCTCGCGCTCGCCGACCGCTTCGGGTTGAAGCTTGGTTTTCAATATGCCGATCAGGAAGCCTTTGTGTCGATGGTCGCGGCCTATGCCAGCCATTTCGACCTCGACTGGGACGAAGCCGACGCCCTCGCCTTCGCCCACCAACGCGGCGGCCGATCGGGCCGGGTGGCGTGGCATTATACGGTGGAACTCGCCGGACGCGCGGGACGCAAGATTTAG
- a CDS encoding acyl-CoA dehydrogenase: protein MTFAAPIAEQLFVLKHITGIDALAQHGRFADSTADVVQAIVEGIGEFAANEFAPLNRIGDVVGARLIDGKVVMPDGFVAAYQSYVANGWGSINAPSDFGGQGLPFSMATVALDSLGAANMAFALCPILSVGAIEAINHHGSEAQKAAYLPKLSTAEWSGTMNLTEPQAGSDVGALRATATPLGDGRYQIRGQKIYISFGDHDMVENIVHLVLARTPDAPAGTKGISLFLVPKYQLTADGDIGEANDIKVVSIEHKMGINASPTCVLAFGEEGECVGELIGPEFGGMRAMFTMMNNARLNVGLQGVQIAEAATQKAIWFARERVQSAKAGGASRDSVAIIEHPDVRRMLLRMKAGTQAIRALLYFASGYVDRAALGEDGAREMVDLLTPLAKTYGTDLGSEIASLGIQVHGGMGFIEETGAAQYYRDIRIAAIYEGTNGIQAADLVGRKLAMEGGDVIRRHLQTITADAGDNAPLSALAGACAEVTEWMLGASVDDRLAGSYAYTQMMAIATSGWLMLRQLRAAQAEQTANGTNAFLDGKVVACRYYLEVMVAEALSLKTSAKAGSELLYMLDAEGMAA, encoded by the coding sequence ATGACCTTTGCTGCCCCTATCGCCGAACAACTCTTCGTTTTGAAGCATATCACCGGGATTGATGCGCTGGCCCAACATGGCCGTTTCGCCGACTCAACCGCCGATGTGGTGCAGGCAATTGTCGAAGGGATTGGCGAATTTGCGGCCAATGAATTCGCTCCGCTCAACCGCATCGGCGATGTTGTCGGCGCGCGGCTTATTGACGGAAAGGTCGTCATGCCCGACGGTTTCGTCGCCGCTTACCAGTCTTATGTCGCCAATGGCTGGGGATCGATCAACGCACCATCCGACTTTGGCGGACAGGGCCTGCCCTTCAGTATGGCGACCGTCGCGCTCGACTCCCTGGGCGCTGCCAACATGGCCTTTGCTTTGTGCCCCATATTGTCGGTCGGCGCGATTGAAGCCATCAACCACCATGGCTCCGAAGCCCAAAAGGCGGCCTATCTTCCCAAGCTATCCACGGCGGAGTGGAGCGGCACCATGAACCTGACCGAGCCGCAGGCCGGATCGGATGTCGGCGCCCTGCGCGCCACGGCAACCCCCTTGGGTGACGGCCGCTACCAGATCCGCGGCCAGAAAATCTATATCAGCTTCGGCGACCATGACATGGTGGAGAATATCGTCCACCTCGTGCTTGCCCGCACACCCGATGCGCCCGCAGGAACCAAGGGCATTTCGCTGTTCCTGGTCCCGAAATACCAGCTGACCGCTGACGGAGACATCGGCGAGGCAAACGATATCAAGGTTGTGTCCATCGAACATAAGATGGGCATCAATGCCTCGCCCACCTGCGTCCTTGCCTTTGGCGAGGAAGGCGAATGTGTCGGTGAATTGATCGGCCCCGAATTCGGCGGCATGCGCGCGATGTTCACAATGATGAACAACGCCCGCCTGAATGTCGGGTTGCAGGGCGTGCAAATCGCCGAAGCCGCGACGCAAAAGGCGATCTGGTTCGCGCGCGAACGGGTGCAGTCGGCCAAGGCGGGTGGTGCATCACGGGATTCGGTCGCAATTATCGAGCATCCCGATGTTCGCCGCATGCTATTGCGTATGAAGGCCGGAACGCAGGCCATCCGCGCTCTGCTCTACTTCGCCTCGGGCTATGTCGACCGCGCCGCATTGGGCGAAGACGGCGCGCGTGAAATGGTCGACCTCCTCACCCCGCTCGCCAAGACCTATGGCACTGATCTCGGCAGCGAAATCGCCTCGCTCGGCATACAGGTGCATGGTGGCATGGGCTTTATCGAGGAAACGGGAGCAGCCCAATATTACCGCGATATCCGCATCGCCGCAATTTACGAAGGTACCAACGGTATCCAGGCAGCCGACCTTGTTGGCCGCAAACTGGCAATGGAAGGTGGCGATGTCATTCGCCGTCATTTGCAAACCATCACCGCCGACGCGGGCGACAATGCCCCCCTGTCCGCGCTTGCCGGGGCCTGTGCCGAGGTGACCGAATGGATGCTGGGCGCCAGCGTCGATGATCGCCTCGCCGGAAGCTATGCCTACACCCAGATGATGGCCATTGCGACGTCCGGCTGGCTGATGCTGCGCCAATTGCGTGCCGCACAGGCGGAACAGACCGCCAATGGCACCAACGCCTTTCTGGATGGCAAGGTTGTTGCCTGCCGCTATTATCTGGAAGTCATGGTGGCCGAAGCCCTTTCGCTGAAGACGAGCGCGAAGGCCGGTTCCGAATTGCTGTATATGCTGGACGCAGAAGGGATGGCGGCTTGA